The following are encoded together in the Vidua macroura isolate BioBank_ID:100142 chromosome 6, ASM2450914v1, whole genome shotgun sequence genome:
- the BDNF gene encoding brain-derived neurotrophic factor isoform X2 — MFHQVRRVMTILFFTMVISYFTCMKAAPMKEASLRGQGSLAYPGLRTHGTLESINGPSAGSRGLTSLADTFEHVIEELLDEEQDIQPSEGNKDADLYTSRVMLSSQVPLEPPLLFLLEEYKNYLDAANMSMRVRRHSDPARRGELSVCDSTSEWVTAAEKKTAVDMSGATVTVLEKVPVPKGQLKQYFYETKCNPKGYTKEGCRGIDKRHWNSQCRTTQSYVRALTMDNKKRVGWRFIRIDTSCVCTLTIKRGR, encoded by the coding sequence TTCCACCAAGTGAGAAGAGTGATGACCATCCTTTTCTTTACTATGGTTATCTCATACTTCACTTGCATGAAAGCTGCCCCAATGAAAGAAGCCAGTCTAAGAGGACAAGGCAGCTTGGCTTACCCAGGTCTTCGGACCCACGGGACTCTTGAGAGCATAAATGGGCCCAGTGCTGGTTCAAGGGGACTGACATCGTTGGCAGACACTTTTGAACACGTCATAGAGGAGCTTCTAGACGAGGAGCAGGACATCCAGCCCAGCGAGGGAAACAAGGATGCGGACTTGTACACATCCCGAGTCATGCTGAGCAGTCAAGTGCCTTTGGAACCcccactgctcttcctgctcgAGGAGTACAAAAACTACCTGGATGCTGCAAACATGTCCATGCGGGTCCGGCGCCACTCCGACCCGGCTCGCCGCGGGGAACTGAGCGTGTGTGACAGCACGAGCGAgtgggtgacagcagcagagaaaaagacTGCAGTGGACATGTCCGGGGCCACCGTCACCGTCCTGGAGAAAGTTCCAGTACCCAAAGGCCAGCTGAAGCAATACTTCTACGAGACCAAATGCAACCCCAAGGGGTACACAAaggagggctgcaggggcatAGACAAGAGGCACTGGAACTCGCAGTGCCGAACTACCCAGTCTTACGTGAGAGCTCTCACCATGGATAACAAAAAGAGAGTTGGCTGGCGCTTCATAAGGATAGACACTTCTTGTGTATGTACATTGACCATTAAAAGGGGAAGATAG
- the BDNF gene encoding brain-derived neurotrophic factor isoform X4, with product MTILFFTMVISYFTCMKAAPMKEASLRGQGSLAYPGLRTHGTLESINGPSAGSRGLTSLADTFEHVIEELLDEEQDIQPSEGNKDADLYTSRVMLSSQVPLEPPLLFLLEEYKNYLDAANMSMRVRRHSDPARRGELSVCDSTSEWVTAAEKKTAVDMSGATVTVLEKVPVPKGQLKQYFYETKCNPKGYTKEGCRGIDKRHWNSQCRTTQSYVRALTMDNKKRVGWRFIRIDTSCVCTLTIKRGR from the coding sequence ATGACCATCCTTTTCTTTACTATGGTTATCTCATACTTCACTTGCATGAAAGCTGCCCCAATGAAAGAAGCCAGTCTAAGAGGACAAGGCAGCTTGGCTTACCCAGGTCTTCGGACCCACGGGACTCTTGAGAGCATAAATGGGCCCAGTGCTGGTTCAAGGGGACTGACATCGTTGGCAGACACTTTTGAACACGTCATAGAGGAGCTTCTAGACGAGGAGCAGGACATCCAGCCCAGCGAGGGAAACAAGGATGCGGACTTGTACACATCCCGAGTCATGCTGAGCAGTCAAGTGCCTTTGGAACCcccactgctcttcctgctcgAGGAGTACAAAAACTACCTGGATGCTGCAAACATGTCCATGCGGGTCCGGCGCCACTCCGACCCGGCTCGCCGCGGGGAACTGAGCGTGTGTGACAGCACGAGCGAgtgggtgacagcagcagagaaaaagacTGCAGTGGACATGTCCGGGGCCACCGTCACCGTCCTGGAGAAAGTTCCAGTACCCAAAGGCCAGCTGAAGCAATACTTCTACGAGACCAAATGCAACCCCAAGGGGTACACAAaggagggctgcaggggcatAGACAAGAGGCACTGGAACTCGCAGTGCCGAACTACCCAGTCTTACGTGAGAGCTCTCACCATGGATAACAAAAAGAGAGTTGGCTGGCGCTTCATAAGGATAGACACTTCTTGTGTATGTACATTGACCATTAAAAGGGGAAGATAG